The following proteins are encoded in a genomic region of uncultured Umboniibacter sp.:
- the epmB gene encoding EF-P beta-lysylation protein EpmB, giving the protein MSIILQATEPLSWQQQLQQAYTSRKTLLAAVDVDDDQLEEHAISFQLLVPKAFANRIVKGDAKDPILAQILTVGEELIEHPDYSADPLAEADFTVAPGIIHKYRSRILLVLSGKCAVNCRYCFRRHFPYEDNRLSTTQWQSSLAYLNNHPEVNEVILSGGDPLMQNDKSLCSLIEAIEAYPQIKRVRIHTRLPLVIPARVTDELCTLLQQTRLNTQLVWHINHANEIDTEVGNAAAKLQQAGVRQFNQSVLLKGVNDNAQTLADLSEKLDDINIQPYYLHLLDRVQGAAHFQISAKRAAEIYQQLCATLPGTLTPKLSKEESGGSAKTVFGNGI; this is encoded by the coding sequence ATGAGTATCATTCTTCAAGCAACTGAACCACTTAGCTGGCAGCAACAACTACAGCAGGCCTACACCAGCCGCAAGACATTGTTAGCGGCCGTTGACGTTGACGACGATCAGCTCGAAGAGCATGCCATTAGCTTCCAACTGCTGGTGCCTAAAGCCTTTGCGAATAGAATCGTCAAAGGTGACGCCAAGGATCCTATTCTCGCTCAAATTCTAACTGTGGGCGAGGAATTAATTGAACATCCCGATTACTCCGCCGACCCGCTCGCCGAAGCCGATTTCACGGTTGCACCTGGCATTATTCACAAGTATCGTTCGCGTATTTTATTGGTCCTTAGTGGGAAATGTGCCGTTAACTGTCGCTACTGTTTCCGCCGACATTTTCCCTACGAAGATAATCGCTTATCAACTACACAATGGCAGAGTTCGTTGGCCTACCTAAACAACCACCCCGAGGTAAACGAAGTAATTTTAAGTGGCGGCGACCCACTGATGCAGAACGACAAAAGCCTCTGCTCTTTAATTGAGGCCATTGAAGCTTACCCACAAATTAAGCGAGTCCGAATCCATACTCGGCTACCCCTGGTGATTCCCGCCCGAGTGACCGACGAACTTTGCACCCTATTACAGCAGACCCGCCTCAATACGCAGCTTGTCTGGCATATTAATCACGCCAACGAGATCGATACTGAGGTTGGTAACGCCGCCGCTAAGCTCCAACAGGCTGGCGTTAGACAATTCAACCAGAGTGTTTTACTAAAAGGTGTCAACGACAATGCACAGACTCTCGCTGATCTTAGCGAAAAGCTCGACGACATTAACATTCAGCCCTACTACCTCCACCTTCTAGATCGAGTTCAAGGCGCAGCGCATTTTCAAATTAGCGCCAAGAGAGCTGCTGAAATTTATCAGCAGCTCTGTGCCACGCTACCCGGAACATTAACGCCAAAACTCAGCAAAGAAGAGTCGGGCGGTAGCGCGAAAACTGTTTTTGGCAACGGTATTTAA
- a CDS encoding EAL domain-containing protein, with the protein MDTSNRIRLLVANQDEHESTRLISMLESAGINLRPQHVNSPELLEKLTSDQTWDLCIVDADNEALSYREVLQGFRKQRLDIPTLVLCHEEDHATTIIQALKLGAVDTIKHDHDQHLIAVVKREFDNRQHRQLRRQAELKQQLSDAKAANLLDDLRTPTAYLQDGMFLYSNNAFLELFSFEDEDDLIVTPIAELVPDVKHLKQLSKLATGEDAAEQKQINTQVTTSAGESFEAVILVRTTEYDGEACNEIVIPSHRLNFGEQVVAATEFEMPTLMERRQFVERTQQAMTDTQDGKRHQLCYFEAPDYSEATSPFDLGEREQLLEEMASYLKANYDNIGIWGNLGDGKFCLISQYPNETACLAELEVVIAGLDKQVWECGSKSTRLHLRAGICQISNIHETVDDLLSAAREAQSVAVKLSDRASIFEFADDAQPELTTEDIVARVQSALADDRFKLLFQPIINIHGNTQELYEVLLRLIDEDGNEVSPAEWREQVAKSGLGALIDRWVIRESAKKLALHLRDGHDTKLLINLSEAALQDDGLPAFLGSLFNAAGLPRESLVMQLSEKEVNRNLKSAAKLTESLAGLQCQAALTHFGSSLNPFETLNHLIIDWVKVDASYTKELQEGGDTKVLQSLLTRLHEEERESIIPMVENAAIINKLWQSGAKHIQGYYVQSPSNEMVHDFELY; encoded by the coding sequence ATGGACACTTCAAATAGAATTCGCCTCTTGGTAGCGAACCAAGATGAACATGAATCCACTCGTTTGATTTCTATGCTGGAAAGCGCCGGAATTAACCTGCGCCCTCAGCATGTAAACTCTCCAGAACTACTAGAGAAACTAACTTCCGATCAAACCTGGGATCTCTGTATTGTTGACGCCGACAATGAAGCTTTGAGTTATCGAGAAGTACTCCAAGGCTTTCGTAAGCAGCGGCTAGACATTCCTACCTTAGTTCTGTGCCATGAAGAGGATCACGCCACCACCATCATTCAGGCACTCAAATTGGGGGCTGTTGACACCATCAAACATGATCATGACCAGCACCTAATCGCCGTGGTGAAGCGAGAATTTGACAACCGTCAGCATCGTCAATTACGCCGTCAAGCTGAGCTCAAACAACAACTATCGGATGCCAAGGCTGCCAACTTACTCGACGACCTCCGAACGCCCACTGCCTATCTTCAGGATGGTATGTTTCTCTACTCGAATAACGCTTTTCTTGAACTATTCAGCTTCGAAGACGAGGACGACCTCATTGTCACACCCATCGCCGAATTGGTTCCGGATGTTAAGCATCTAAAACAACTTTCCAAGTTAGCCACGGGCGAAGACGCTGCTGAGCAAAAGCAAATAAACACTCAAGTAACGACAAGTGCGGGCGAGAGCTTCGAGGCCGTAATACTTGTTCGCACCACTGAATATGACGGTGAAGCCTGTAACGAAATCGTTATCCCTAGCCATCGATTGAATTTCGGTGAGCAGGTTGTTGCCGCGACAGAATTCGAAATGCCAACACTAATGGAACGACGACAGTTCGTTGAACGCACACAGCAAGCGATGACGGACACTCAAGATGGTAAACGCCATCAGTTATGTTATTTCGAAGCTCCGGATTATAGCGAGGCTACAAGCCCCTTTGATTTAGGTGAACGCGAGCAATTATTAGAAGAGATGGCTTCGTACCTGAAGGCTAACTACGATAACATCGGTATTTGGGGTAATCTTGGTGATGGTAAATTCTGCCTCATCAGCCAATACCCAAATGAAACAGCCTGTCTCGCGGAACTCGAAGTGGTCATAGCTGGGCTTGATAAGCAAGTCTGGGAGTGCGGCAGCAAATCGACTCGCCTGCATCTTCGTGCCGGAATTTGTCAAATTAGCAACATCCACGAAACGGTTGACGATTTACTTTCCGCCGCTCGCGAAGCTCAGTCAGTCGCCGTAAAGCTCAGTGATAGAGCCTCAATATTTGAATTTGCTGACGATGCGCAACCGGAACTTACTACTGAGGACATCGTCGCTCGTGTTCAGAGTGCCTTGGCTGATGATCGCTTCAAATTACTCTTTCAGCCAATCATCAACATTCATGGCAACACTCAGGAGCTCTATGAGGTGTTGCTACGACTGATTGACGAGGACGGTAACGAAGTAAGCCCCGCCGAGTGGCGCGAGCAAGTGGCGAAGAGTGGGCTAGGCGCGCTCATCGATCGCTGGGTTATTCGTGAATCGGCAAAGAAACTTGCCCTTCATCTGCGCGATGGTCACGACACTAAGCTGTTGATTAACCTTTCGGAGGCAGCACTTCAGGATGACGGACTACCTGCATTTCTAGGTAGTCTATTCAATGCGGCCGGCTTGCCGCGTGAAAGCCTGGTTATGCAGCTAAGTGAGAAGGAAGTTAATCGCAACCTTAAGAGCGCTGCAAAGTTGACGGAATCCCTTGCTGGCCTTCAGTGTCAAGCAGCACTAACCCATTTTGGTTCGTCGTTGAACCCGTTCGAAACCTTGAACCATCTAATTATCGACTGGGTTAAAGTCGACGCCTCTTATACCAAAGAACTTCAGGAGGGTGGTGATACCAAAGTACTGCAATCACTCCTCACTCGCCTCCACGAAGAAGAACGTGAATCAATTATTCCAATGGTTGAAAACGCCGCCATTATTAACAAATTGTGGCAGTCTGGCGCCAAGCACATCCAGGGCTATTACGTTCAGTCCCCGAGCAATGAAATGGTCCACGACTTCGAACTTTACTAA
- a CDS encoding TolC family outer membrane protein, with protein sequence MALKRKALATALLVSLSPLSIADDLIEVYQRALENDPTLRAAQATYRANIEQENISFSSLLPQVSASANYTMIDREREEGTITTQSQSDNYGWSVSASQTVFDANRWFSFRSSEFLTVSAEAQFAADQQDLIVRVVQAYLDVLRAVSDLETSKAEETALTRQYEQTQQRYDVGLIAITDVYEARSTLDGVIANRIQLDGQVAVKFEALEAITGQPESSVAPLMSEFPITQPVPSSPTPWVAASLENNLNLKVSMAQMNAAERTASATSWNRGPKATLSADYGQSTAEIESPIASETDIDGWTATLSVSIPLFAGGGLNASSRQAHEQFNAAKERHVGTQRAVTQQARSTYLTATTGVATVDARKQAIISAQSSLDATQAGYEVGTRNIVDVLNAQQALFRAQSNFSNARFDYIISLLQLKQVAGSLSPEDIQRLNNWLDSENELNRVDLSSY encoded by the coding sequence ATGGCACTGAAGCGAAAAGCTCTTGCGACTGCACTACTTGTATCACTTAGCCCCCTAAGCATAGCTGATGACCTAATTGAAGTTTACCAACGCGCTCTAGAAAACGATCCAACCCTGCGTGCCGCTCAAGCTACCTACCGCGCTAACATTGAGCAGGAAAATATTAGTTTCTCTAGCTTACTACCTCAGGTAAGTGCTTCCGCGAATTACACGATGATTGATCGCGAGCGAGAAGAAGGCACTATAACCACTCAATCCCAGTCAGATAATTATGGTTGGAGCGTTAGTGCTTCACAGACGGTTTTCGATGCCAACCGTTGGTTTAGCTTTCGCTCTTCCGAATTTCTCACTGTCTCGGCAGAAGCTCAATTTGCCGCTGACCAACAGGACTTAATCGTTCGGGTAGTTCAAGCATATCTTGATGTACTCCGTGCCGTTTCTGACTTAGAAACTTCTAAGGCCGAAGAAACCGCTCTGACGCGCCAGTACGAACAAACCCAACAGCGCTATGATGTTGGCTTAATCGCTATTACCGATGTTTACGAAGCCCGCTCTACCTTAGATGGAGTCATTGCTAATCGCATTCAACTTGACGGCCAAGTGGCGGTGAAATTCGAAGCATTGGAAGCGATCACAGGGCAACCTGAATCGAGTGTAGCTCCGCTGATGTCCGAGTTCCCCATTACTCAGCCCGTTCCGTCTTCACCAACACCTTGGGTAGCGGCATCGTTAGAAAACAATCTCAACCTCAAGGTTTCCATGGCACAGATGAATGCTGCTGAGCGAACCGCGTCTGCTACGAGCTGGAATAGAGGCCCGAAGGCAACGTTGTCAGCCGACTATGGGCAATCCACCGCTGAGATTGAATCTCCTATTGCTTCGGAAACTGATATTGACGGCTGGACTGCGACACTGAGCGTAAGCATACCGCTATTCGCTGGCGGTGGTTTGAACGCCTCGAGTCGCCAGGCTCACGAGCAGTTCAACGCTGCGAAAGAGCGACACGTAGGTACTCAGCGTGCGGTTACTCAGCAAGCTCGCTCTACCTATCTTACCGCGACTACTGGTGTCGCAACGGTTGATGCGCGCAAGCAAGCAATCATTTCAGCACAGAGCTCATTGGATGCTACCCAGGCAGGCTATGAAGTGGGCACCCGAAATATTGTTGATGTGTTGAACGCTCAACAGGCACTTTTCCGCGCTCAGTCTAACTTCAGTAACGCGCGATTCGACTATATCATTTCCCTACTTCAACTTAAGCAGGTTGCAGGCAGTTTGAGCCCTGAAGATATTCAGCGCTTGAATAACTGGCTGGACTCAGAAAATGAATTAAATCGCGTTGATCTTTCATCGTACTAA
- the waaA gene encoding lipid IV(A) 3-deoxy-D-manno-octulosonic acid transferase, whose translation MGRTFYSILITLLLPALVLRLWLKGRQSPAYRARWSERMGYSKCPRPEGSLVWFHTVSVGETIAAAPLIEAVMADERVNRVLITTTTPTGSDRVKAIFGDRVEHVYCPWDTPGCVKRFLRHWEPTIAVMMETELWPNLIAGLALRCVPSVLANARLSEKSSQGYAKLPRITKPMLTSFEAILAQHHSDAQRFVELGALPEKVHEVGSVKFDIRITPPQLSAAEALKQQFGGRFVWVAASTHRGEDEQIIDAHLALRTLVPDALLVLVPRHPERFDQVAQLAAKSAPTVRRSSGKLPEEVTAIYVGDTMGEMMVLFGASSAAFVGGSLIEHGGHNVLEPAVWGIPVVSGPHVHNFEAICTEMRAAGALEIVANSAALAEYLQSLVADARMCKEKGDGSAAFLDTKRGALVMQLQCILALL comes from the coding sequence ATGGGCCGCACATTTTACAGCATTTTAATAACCCTACTCTTGCCCGCTCTTGTTCTGAGGCTCTGGTTGAAGGGTCGTCAATCGCCGGCCTACCGAGCGCGTTGGTCCGAGCGGATGGGCTACAGCAAGTGCCCTCGTCCAGAAGGCTCCTTAGTCTGGTTTCATACCGTTAGTGTGGGTGAAACCATTGCCGCGGCGCCTTTAATTGAGGCGGTGATGGCGGACGAACGAGTGAATAGAGTGCTGATAACCACTACCACCCCAACGGGATCCGATCGGGTTAAGGCAATTTTTGGTGACCGGGTTGAACACGTCTATTGCCCTTGGGATACACCGGGCTGTGTAAAACGTTTTCTCCGTCATTGGGAGCCGACCATAGCGGTGATGATGGAAACTGAACTGTGGCCCAACCTCATTGCTGGTTTAGCACTTCGTTGTGTGCCTTCAGTGCTTGCTAATGCTCGTCTATCCGAGAAGTCTTCGCAAGGCTACGCAAAGCTGCCGCGAATCACGAAGCCAATGCTCACCAGCTTTGAGGCAATTTTAGCCCAGCATCACAGTGATGCACAGCGCTTCGTTGAGCTTGGAGCGCTGCCAGAGAAAGTACATGAGGTAGGTAGTGTTAAATTTGATATTAGGATTACGCCACCTCAGCTCAGCGCCGCCGAAGCACTCAAGCAACAATTTGGCGGTCGCTTCGTCTGGGTTGCAGCAAGCACTCACCGGGGAGAGGACGAGCAAATTATCGACGCTCATCTTGCGCTTCGCACGCTGGTTCCCGATGCGTTGCTAGTGTTGGTGCCTCGTCACCCAGAACGGTTCGATCAAGTCGCACAGCTGGCCGCTAAGTCAGCGCCTACCGTGAGGCGTTCATCTGGCAAGTTGCCCGAAGAGGTCACAGCGATCTATGTGGGCGATACCATGGGCGAAATGATGGTGCTTTTCGGTGCAAGCTCAGCGGCATTCGTTGGTGGCAGCCTCATCGAACATGGCGGTCACAATGTATTGGAGCCTGCAGTATGGGGAATCCCAGTAGTGAGTGGGCCGCATGTGCATAACTTTGAGGCTATTTGTACGGAGATGAGAGCCGCCGGAGCGCTTGAAATTGTTGCTAACAGTGCAGCTTTAGCTGAGTACTTGCAGTCCCTTGTGGCCGATGCGCGAATGTGTAAAGAGAAAGGTGATGGTTCGGCGGCGTTTTTAGACACTAAGCGTGGTGCGCTAGTGATGCAATTGCAATGCATACTCGCCTTGTTATAG
- a CDS encoding NAD(P)H-binding protein, which translates to MNTAWIFGATGATGQALITLIVEQQNFSEVVCINRRPLAERPAGVTEQIVSELSPESVSELAGSPDSVFICLGTTLANAGSKAAFKRIDLDLICAVGKWCLDHQVKQVHLISAVGANRSAMSFYSRIKGETEDYFQSLKLPILTIYRPSILTQATRSDERFGEKWAARIIAIFDWLPLFAGIRRVPVKTLAHAMLSADEKRLNGTISSTQIQQLGKASD; encoded by the coding sequence ATGAATACCGCATGGATTTTTGGCGCCACGGGCGCCACCGGACAAGCTCTTATCACACTCATCGTCGAACAGCAGAATTTTAGTGAGGTGGTGTGTATTAATCGTCGACCACTGGCCGAACGGCCGGCCGGAGTGACTGAGCAAATTGTTAGCGAATTATCACCTGAATCCGTGAGCGAACTAGCGGGTTCACCTGATAGTGTCTTCATCTGTCTGGGAACCACGCTTGCTAACGCAGGCAGCAAAGCGGCGTTCAAGCGTATTGATTTAGATCTCATCTGCGCGGTAGGTAAGTGGTGCTTAGATCACCAAGTTAAGCAGGTTCACCTAATTAGTGCTGTAGGCGCAAATCGCAGCGCTATGAGCTTCTATTCACGCATAAAGGGCGAAACTGAGGATTATTTTCAATCGCTCAAACTACCTATTCTGACCATTTACCGACCAAGTATACTGACCCAAGCTACGCGAAGTGATGAGCGGTTTGGAGAGAAGTGGGCGGCACGAATTATCGCGATCTTTGACTGGCTACCGCTCTTCGCTGGTATTCGACGCGTGCCTGTCAAAACACTGGCACACGCCATGCTTAGCGCCGATGAAAAGCGCCTTAACGGCACTATTTCATCAACTCAGATTCAGCAACTTGGGAAGGCTAGCGATTAA
- the acs gene encoding acetate--CoA ligase — MIAHAIRKVSEADTANTHCDHSRYEAMYAKSVNEPEKFWAEQAEEFLSFSRKWDSVMRQDFAQGEAAWFEGGTLNVSENCIDRHLPERADQTALIWEGDNPEDSKHISYQMLSDEVNKLANVLRQRGVAKGDRVCIYMPMIPEATYAMLACARIGAIHSVVFGGFSPEALKDRINDATCSALITADEGVRGGRQVPLKVNADLALESCPSVHTSIVVQRTGADVAWNDDRDVWYHEATAKVSTLCVAEQMAAEDPLFILYTSGSTGTPKGVLHTTAGYLLQAAMTFKYTFDYQEGDVYWCTADVGWVTGHSYIVYGPLANGATSLMFEGVPTYPDAGRCWDICDKHNVAIFYTAPTAIRALMGAGNEYVTRSSRKSLRLLGTVGEPINPEAWQWYHDVVGETRCPIVDTWWQTETGAHMLTPLPGATDLKPGSATRPFFGVIPALLDGDGKEVEGPGEGSLVIKNTWPSQIRSVYGDHKRCIDTYYTTYPGYYFAGDGARRDEDGYYWITGRVDDVLNVSGHRMGTAEVESALVEHTSINEAAVVGYPHDIKGQGIYAYVTLMTGAEVTDELQQELRQICTQEIGAIAKPDIIQIAPGLPKTRSGKIMRRILRKVACNEIDTLGDTSTLADPSVVDAIIEGRVNR; from the coding sequence ATGATTGCACACGCAATTCGTAAGGTATCTGAAGCGGATACAGCCAACACACACTGTGATCACTCGCGTTATGAAGCGATGTACGCTAAGTCGGTTAATGAGCCCGAAAAATTCTGGGCCGAACAGGCTGAGGAATTTCTGAGTTTTAGTCGCAAGTGGGATTCGGTAATGCGTCAGGACTTTGCTCAGGGCGAAGCGGCTTGGTTTGAAGGCGGCACACTAAACGTATCCGAAAACTGTATTGACCGTCATCTTCCTGAACGCGCTGATCAGACTGCACTGATTTGGGAGGGCGATAATCCTGAAGACAGCAAGCACATTAGCTATCAAATGCTGTCCGACGAAGTGAATAAATTGGCGAACGTACTGCGCCAACGGGGTGTTGCCAAAGGTGATCGCGTCTGTATATATATGCCAATGATTCCTGAGGCAACCTACGCAATGTTAGCGTGTGCCCGAATTGGCGCAATTCACTCCGTTGTCTTCGGTGGTTTCTCTCCTGAGGCGCTGAAGGATCGAATCAATGATGCCACGTGTAGCGCATTAATCACTGCTGATGAAGGTGTTCGCGGTGGGCGCCAGGTGCCGCTTAAAGTCAATGCTGACCTAGCATTGGAAAGTTGCCCTAGTGTCCATACAAGCATCGTGGTGCAGCGCACCGGTGCGGATGTAGCGTGGAATGACGACCGTGATGTGTGGTATCACGAGGCAACTGCGAAGGTGAGTACGCTTTGCGTGGCGGAACAAATGGCTGCGGAAGATCCGCTGTTTATTCTGTATACGTCCGGCTCCACTGGGACGCCTAAGGGCGTACTTCATACCACCGCCGGTTACCTGCTTCAGGCGGCAATGACTTTCAAATACACCTTCGATTATCAAGAGGGTGATGTGTATTGGTGTACCGCCGATGTAGGTTGGGTTACCGGCCACTCATATATCGTTTACGGCCCACTGGCTAACGGTGCAACGTCATTAATGTTTGAAGGTGTGCCAACTTACCCTGATGCAGGGCGCTGCTGGGATATCTGCGATAAGCATAATGTGGCTATATTTTACACGGCCCCTACCGCCATTCGAGCACTCATGGGCGCTGGGAACGAATATGTAACTCGCTCAAGTCGCAAGAGCTTGCGTCTATTGGGTACGGTAGGAGAGCCTATCAACCCCGAAGCGTGGCAGTGGTACCACGACGTAGTGGGTGAGACTCGTTGTCCAATCGTTGATACTTGGTGGCAAACGGAAACGGGTGCGCACATGCTAACGCCGCTACCTGGTGCTACGGACCTAAAACCGGGCTCGGCAACGCGTCCATTCTTTGGTGTCATACCTGCGTTGTTAGACGGAGACGGTAAAGAGGTAGAAGGTCCGGGCGAAGGTTCTCTTGTTATTAAGAACACGTGGCCAAGCCAGATCCGCTCTGTTTACGGTGATCACAAGCGTTGTATCGATACCTACTATACCACTTACCCGGGCTACTACTTTGCGGGCGACGGTGCTCGCCGGGATGAAGATGGCTACTACTGGATTACTGGTCGCGTTGATGATGTCTTAAACGTTTCCGGTCACCGGATGGGTACTGCAGAAGTAGAAAGCGCATTGGTTGAGCACACTTCGATTAACGAAGCTGCCGTGGTTGGCTACCCTCATGACATCAAAGGTCAGGGCATCTATGCCTACGTGACCCTGATGACCGGTGCAGAAGTTACTGACGAACTCCAACAGGAGCTTCGCCAAATCTGCACTCAGGAAATTGGTGCGATTGCGAAGCCAGACATCATTCAAATTGCGCCGGGACTGCCGAAAACACGCTCTGGGAAGATTATGCGCCGTATTTTGCGCAAGGTAGCGTGCAATGAGATTGATACCTTAGGAGATACTTCAACCCTTGCAGACCCTTCCGTGGTCGACGCAATTATTGAGGGGCGGGTTAATCGCTAG
- the panC gene encoding pantoate--beta-alanine ligase — protein MKVIESISELRSALATYRGQGKRVSFVPTMGNLHEGHLQLVRLAREHSDVVVASIFVNPLQFGLNEDWEQYPRTFEPDCEKLESAACDFLLYPKETEVYPTGMANQTRVSVPTMTDILCGASRPGHFEGVTTIVAKLFNMVQPDVAIFGIKDYQQLAVIRKMTTDLCLPIEIVAAPIARDHDGLALSSRNGYLDEYERPVAAEVYQSLCLAKGMLDEGRRDFGAIEQAAEAHLINSGMRIDYFSIRRNHDLEPAGLDDRNLVVLVAVYLGNTRLIDNIEISL, from the coding sequence ATGAAAGTAATCGAATCCATCTCCGAACTGCGTTCGGCACTAGCAACGTATCGTGGGCAGGGCAAACGCGTCAGTTTTGTGCCGACCATGGGCAATCTTCATGAAGGGCACTTGCAGTTAGTTCGCTTAGCTCGGGAGCATTCTGATGTGGTGGTGGCGAGTATTTTCGTCAACCCGCTGCAGTTTGGGTTAAACGAAGACTGGGAGCAGTATCCTCGTACATTCGAACCCGACTGTGAAAAATTGGAGTCTGCAGCCTGTGACTTCCTGTTGTACCCGAAGGAAACTGAAGTCTACCCAACGGGTATGGCAAATCAGACGCGGGTTAGTGTGCCGACAATGACTGATATCCTCTGTGGTGCCAGTCGCCCCGGTCACTTTGAGGGGGTGACCACTATCGTGGCTAAGCTCTTTAATATGGTTCAACCCGATGTGGCCATTTTTGGCATTAAGGATTACCAGCAGTTAGCTGTAATTCGTAAGATGACCACGGATTTATGTTTGCCTATCGAGATTGTGGCAGCCCCAATTGCTCGGGATCATGACGGTTTGGCGCTTTCTTCGCGAAACGGCTATCTTGATGAATATGAGCGACCCGTTGCCGCAGAAGTTTATCAGAGTTTGTGTCTTGCCAAGGGAATGCTCGACGAAGGCCGGAGAGACTTTGGTGCAATTGAACAGGCGGCTGAGGCGCATTTGATTAATAGCGGGATGCGTATTGACTACTTTAGTATCCGTCGCAATCATGACTTAGAGCCTGCTGGCCTTGATGATCGTAATCTCGTAGTGCTAGTGGCGGTTTATTTAGGTAATACACGTCTCATTGATAATATCGAAATTAGCCTGTAA
- the dnaB gene encoding replicative DNA helicase has translation MEDYEVEAPLTERPSLPHSEEAEVAVIGGLMIENGHLDNVMEVVTEDDFFIDRHRLIFSAMQSLHERSQPFDIITLSESLDARDELGRAGGLVYLSEMAESTPSTSNIMAYANIVRERATVRQLITAANEISRTSLAPAGMDSDSLLQLAERKVADIAENRPKQGGWLDAKELLDKSVEKITELFESEDGLTGLSTGWDSLDDMTSGWQDQDLVIIAARPSMGKTTLAMNTVEKAALSQSQPVCVFSLEMPAEQLMMRMLASVGRIDQTRIRTGQLEHDDWPKLTAAIEQLRDTKLFIDDTPGLSPADIRARLRRIEREHGKVAMVMVDYLQLMRISGFSEGRTQEISEISRSLKAIAREFKCPMLALSQLNRSLEQRPNKRPVNSDLRESGAIEQDADIIMFIYRDEVYNEDSPDRGVAELIIGKQRNGPIGTTRVAFVGKLSRFENLSPDQYGGDYDE, from the coding sequence ATGGAAGATTACGAAGTTGAAGCGCCGTTAACCGAGCGCCCCTCACTACCCCATTCAGAGGAAGCTGAAGTTGCCGTTATCGGTGGATTGATGATTGAGAATGGTCATCTTGATAACGTGATGGAAGTGGTAACTGAGGATGACTTCTTTATTGATCGTCATCGATTGATCTTCAGCGCCATGCAAAGTCTGCATGAGCGTTCGCAACCGTTTGACATCATCACGCTGTCGGAGTCCCTTGATGCTCGCGATGAGCTGGGTCGTGCTGGTGGTTTAGTTTACCTCTCGGAAATGGCCGAGAGTACTCCTTCTACTTCAAATATTATGGCGTACGCGAACATTGTTCGTGAGCGCGCAACCGTTCGGCAGCTGATTACTGCGGCTAATGAGATCTCTCGTACTAGTTTAGCGCCGGCTGGGATGGATTCAGATTCACTCCTTCAGTTAGCAGAACGTAAAGTTGCCGATATTGCAGAGAATCGACCCAAGCAGGGTGGCTGGTTAGATGCCAAAGAACTACTAGATAAGTCAGTAGAAAAAATTACCGAATTATTTGAGTCAGAGGACGGGCTGACGGGTTTGTCCACAGGTTGGGATAGCCTTGATGATATGACCTCAGGTTGGCAGGATCAGGACTTGGTGATCATTGCTGCTCGTCCATCGATGGGTAAAACCACGCTCGCGATGAACACCGTTGAGAAGGCGGCCTTAAGTCAGTCACAGCCGGTTTGTGTGTTTAGCTTAGAGATGCCGGCGGAACAGTTGATGATGCGAATGTTGGCTTCGGTGGGGCGGATAGATCAAACGCGAATTCGTACTGGGCAATTGGAACATGATGATTGGCCAAAGCTTACGGCTGCGATTGAGCAGCTTCGCGATACCAAATTGTTTATTGATGATACCCCGGGCCTGTCACCTGCTGATATCCGTGCGCGTCTGCGTAGGATTGAGCGCGAGCATGGCAAGGTGGCCATGGTGATGGTGGATTACCTTCAGTTGATGCGAATTTCTGGCTTTAGCGAAGGTCGTACTCAAGAGATTTCCGAGATTTCTCGGTCCCTAAAAGCCATTGCTCGAGAGTTTAAGTGCCCTATGTTGGCGCTGAGTCAGCTCAACCGCTCCTTGGAGCAGCGTCCGAATAAACGGCCGGTTAACTCAGATTTGCGCGAATCCGGAGCAATTGAGCAGGATGCTGATATCATTATGTTCATCTATCGAGATGAGGTATACAACGAAGATAGTCCTGATCGCGGCGTGGCCGAATTGATTATTGGTAAACAGCGTAATGGTCCTATTGGCACCACGCGTGTCGCCTTCGTTGGTAAGCTCTCTCGTTTCGAAAATCTCTCGCCAGATCAATACGGCGGGGACTACGACGAGTAA